Proteins found in one Muntiacus reevesi chromosome 2, mMunRee1.1, whole genome shotgun sequence genomic segment:
- the FAM241B gene encoding protein FAM241B isoform X1 encodes MFSFRCFEAWGKLQPGRMVRILANGEIVQDDDPRVRNTTQPRSSTPRQSFLNRGHGASLGGPGPRQQQAGARLGAAQSPFNDLNRQLVNMGFPQWHLGNHAVEPVTSILLLFLLMMLGVRGLLLVGLIYLVSHLSQR; translated from the exons ATGTTTTCCTTCAGGTGTTTTGAGGCCTGGGGAAAGTTGCAGCCTGGAAGGATGGTTCGGATCTTGGCCAATGGGGAAATTGTACAGGATGATGACCCCCGTGTGAGGAATACTACCCAGCCACGCAGTAGCACTCCTCGACAG AGCTTTCTCAATAGGGGCCACGGTGCCTCCCTGGGGGGTCCCGGCCCCCGCCAGCAGCAGGCAGGTGCCAGGCTGGGTGCCGCTCAGTCCCCCTTCAATGACCTCAACCGGCAGCTGGTCAACATGGGCTTCCCACAGTGGCATCTGGGCAACCACGCCGTGGAGCCGGTGACCTCCATCCTGCTCCTCTTCCTGCTCATGATGCTCGGCGTGCGCGGACTCCTGCTGGTGGGCCTCATCTATCTGGTGTCCCACCTGAGTCAGCGGTGA
- the FAM241B gene encoding protein FAM241B isoform X2: protein MVRILANGEIVQDDDPRVRNTTQPRSSTPRQSFLNRGHGASLGGPGPRQQQAGARLGAAQSPFNDLNRQLVNMGFPQWHLGNHAVEPVTSILLLFLLMMLGVRGLLLVGLIYLVSHLSQR, encoded by the exons ATGGTTCGGATCTTGGCCAATGGGGAAATTGTACAGGATGATGACCCCCGTGTGAGGAATACTACCCAGCCACGCAGTAGCACTCCTCGACAG AGCTTTCTCAATAGGGGCCACGGTGCCTCCCTGGGGGGTCCCGGCCCCCGCCAGCAGCAGGCAGGTGCCAGGCTGGGTGCCGCTCAGTCCCCCTTCAATGACCTCAACCGGCAGCTGGTCAACATGGGCTTCCCACAGTGGCATCTGGGCAACCACGCCGTGGAGCCGGTGACCTCCATCCTGCTCCTCTTCCTGCTCATGATGCTCGGCGTGCGCGGACTCCTGCTGGTGGGCCTCATCTATCTGGTGTCCCACCTGAGTCAGCGGTGA